CCGCGACGGTCGTGGGGGCTGGTCGGCACGCGTCCTACCGTTGCGGTGACGCGGCGCAGGGCCCCGGCCGATGCGATGGGTTCTCGGCCTTGCGGGCGCCACTCGAGGCGCACGTGGCTCGGAGCGTGATGGCGCGTCTGGCCCTGCTTGAGGCCCACGGCGCGCAGATCGGCGCGGCAGGCTGATGTCGCCGGACGACGTCTTGGCCCGCAGAGCGGCGGAACGGCGACTGCTGGACGCGCGCGCTGACGACGACCGCGTCAATGCGCTCGCGCTCATCGGTGTGCTCTCCTACGAGGAGGCGGAGGACGAGCGCGCGACGACGTCCGCTCGGGTCGCCTCGGCCGAGGAACACCCTGCTTGCTTGGTTGCCACAACACCCGACGTCTGCGCGCTCGCTGACCGCGTACGCAGCGATGGCAATTGGGACGAGCTGCCGAACGAGGACCGGCGCCGCCTCATCGGCGTCTTGATAGGGCAGATCGATGTCGTTCGCGGCGTTCGGGGCCGACGCTTCGTCGGACGGGACTGGGTGAGAATCACGTGGCGAGACGCCGAAGCAGTTCCGAAGCCCGGCCCACCGGGGGGCGCCGTGCACGCGTCAGCGGATTCAGGCGAGTACGGCGAGTGGGACAGGCCTCAGGCTGGGCTGTGAGGCCGACCGACTGACGCGCACGACCTGTACTCGGCAGCCTGGGAAACTAGTACACGTGACCGCGACGTCCCCCCGCCTGCCCCGTGTCCGCGCCTCCGAGCTGCAGGGCCGCGGCTGGCTCAATACGGGAGACCGAACACTCGCGCTCGAGGACTTCCGTGGTCGACTGCTGGTTCTGGATTTTTGGACTTTTTGTTGCATCAACTGCCTGCACGTGCTGGACGAGCTGCGGGAGGTCGAGGAGCGGTTCCGCGACGTGCTGGTCGTCGTCGGGGTGCACTCGCCGAAGTTCGTGCACGAGGCCGACCCGGTCGCGCTGGCCGCGGCCGTCGAGCGGTACGAGGTGCACCACCCCGTGCTGGACGACCCCGAGCTCGTCACGTGGTCGGCGTACACGGCGCGCGCGTGGCCGACGCTCGTCGTGATCGACCCCGAGGGGTACGTGGTCGCGCAGATGGCCGGCGAGGGGCACCGCCACAACCTCGAGGTGCTGCTCGCGGACCTCGTCGCCGAGCACGACGCGAAGGGCACGCTGCACCGCGGCGACGGCCCGTACGTGCCGCCCGCGCCGACCGCCGGGACGCTGCGGTTCCCCGCGAAGGCCGTGCCGCTGCCGGGTGGGTCGCTGCTCGTCGCGGACGCGGGACACCACGCGCTGACCGAGGTCGCGGCCGACGGGTCGACGCTGCTGCGGCGCATCGGCTCGGGCGAGCGCGGGCTGCTCGACGGCGGCCCCGACGAGGCGAGGTTCAGCGAGCCGAACGGCCTGGCCCTCGTGCCCGACCACATGCGGGAGGCGCTCGGGTACGACGTGCTCGTCGCCGACACGGTGAACCATGCGCTGCGCGGCGTGCGCCTGGCCGACGGCCGCGTGACGACCGTCGCCGGGACGGGCGAGCAGCTCATGGTCGGCGCGGCCGACAACGTGCGCGGCGGAGGCACCGGTGCGGGCTACGACGGTCCGGCCCGGGACGTGCGGCTCTCGTCGCCGTGGGACGTCGTCTGGTCCGACGCGCTCGGCGCGTTCGTCGTCGCGATGGCCGGAAACCACACGCTGTGGACGTTCGACGGGACGCGGCTGCGGCACGTCGCCGGGACCATGAACGAGGGGCTGCTCGACGGGCCGGGCGCCGACGCGTGGCTCGCGCAGCCGTCGGGGCTGTCCGTCGGGCCCGACGGGCGCGTGTGGGTCGCCGACTCGGAGACGTCCGCGCTGCGCTGGCTCGACCCCGCCGACGGGACGCTGCACACCGCCGTCGGCGAGGGGCTGTTCGACTTCGGTCACCGCGACGGGCGGGCCGACCAGGCACGGATGCAGCACCCGCTCGGGGTCGCCGCGCTGCCCGACGGGTCCGTCCTCGTCGCCGACACCTACAACGGCGCGGTCCGGCGCTACGTGCCGCCGCCCACCGGCGAGCCCGCGGGGGCCGGCGAGGTGACGACCGTCGCGCGCGACCTCGCCGAGCCGAGCGGCCTCGTCGTGCTCGCCGGTGCCGGGGCGGGCGACGGCGCGCTCGACGTGCTCGTCGTCGAGTCGGCCGCGCACCGGGTCACGCGCGTGGCGCTCCCCGCGGGCGCGGGGCAGGTCGTGGACGGCGGTGCGCACCGCACGCAGCGGCCCGTGACCGACCTCGCGCCCGGGGAGGTGCTGCTCGACGTCGTGTTCACGCCCGCCGCCGGGCAGAAGTACGACGACCGGTACGGCCCGTCGACGCGCCTGCAGGTGTCGTCGACGCCGCCCGGGCTGCTGCTCGACGGCTCAGGGGACGACGTGCCGCTGACCCGCACGCTGCGCCTCGACC
The sequence above is a segment of the Cellulomonas fimi genome. Coding sequences within it:
- a CDS encoding NHL domain-containing thioredoxin family protein; amino-acid sequence: MTATSPRLPRVRASELQGRGWLNTGDRTLALEDFRGRLLVLDFWTFCCINCLHVLDELREVEERFRDVLVVVGVHSPKFVHEADPVALAAAVERYEVHHPVLDDPELVTWSAYTARAWPTLVVIDPEGYVVAQMAGEGHRHNLEVLLADLVAEHDAKGTLHRGDGPYVPPAPTAGTLRFPAKAVPLPGGSLLVADAGHHALTEVAADGSTLLRRIGSGERGLLDGGPDEARFSEPNGLALVPDHMREALGYDVLVADTVNHALRGVRLADGRVTTVAGTGEQLMVGAADNVRGGGTGAGYDGPARDVRLSSPWDVVWSDALGAFVVAMAGNHTLWTFDGTRLRHVAGTMNEGLLDGPGADAWLAQPSGLSVGPDGRVWVADSETSALRWLDPADGTLHTAVGEGLFDFGHRDGRADQARMQHPLGVAALPDGSVLVADTYNGAVRRYVPPPTGEPAGAGEVTTVARDLAEPSGLVVLAGAGAGDGALDVLVVESAAHRVTRVALPAGAGQVVDGGAHRTQRPVTDLAPGEVLLDVVFTPAAGQKYDDRYGPSTRLQVSSTPPGLLLDGSGDDVPLTRTLRLDPTVGEGVLHVTAHAASCDADPAVEYPACHLNAQDWGVPVRVVEGAPATLTLPLHG